The genomic DNA TCACACTGGACTTAAAAACTATTTTAGTAATAAAGCACAACAGCGTTACGAATTTGGTCACGAATTAAAAGAAGAGATTAAAGCTTTTGGTCAAGAAGTTGACAAAGGTGGAAGTGTAAAAGGATCTTTACATAGAGCTTGGATGGATACAAAGGCGCTTTTTTCTAATGAAAATGAAGAGAGTATGCTTGAAGAATCTATTAGAGGTGAAAAAGCAGCAGTAAGCGAATATAGCGATGTAATGGAAGACGTTAGTTTACCAATGTCTACCAAATCTATATTACAAGAACAAAAGTCTAAAATTGAAACTGGTTTAAATACCATTAAAGGACTTGAAGATATTGTTGACTAGTTATTTTGGTTGGTTAAATAACTAGTTAAACAAAAAGGATACCTATTTTAGGTATCCTTTTTTTTATACTATAAATATTACATTATGTAACAGGTTTACTTCGTATTATTTTTCTGTAACGTTTAGGACTACAGTTGTATTTGCTTTTAAAAATTTTACAAAAGTAACTTCTACTTGTAAGTCCTATGGAATATACAATTTCAGAAATGTTTAAATCTGTTTCGGCTAGAAGTTTTTCGGCTTTATCTATTCTTACATTTCTAACAAAATCGGCAACAGTTGTATCATGCATGCCTTTAAAACCTTCTTGTAATTTTGCTGGAGACATCGTGATTTTTGAACATAAACTACTTATAGAGTGTTGAACTTCTGGATTAGAAATAATATGTTCTGTAATTTGTCTTATTTTTTGTAATTCGAATTTAGATAATGTAGCAACACTGTGTTCATCAAACATTTCTGTATAGAACTGGTCTATGTGCAAAGCTAAAATATGTTGGTAATTACTTTCAATTTTTAAAACATTAGCAATAGAATTATCAATTTTAATAGTGTTGGCATGCCTTAAAAAATCGGCAATTTTTAAATTATAAGAACTTTTAAAAACTTTAGACTCTAGTGCTTCAAAAGCGCGAAGTAATTGATCTAGTTGTATTGTTTTTTCTATAGGATTTTTACAAAATTTATTAAAATAATTGTCTTTATCTATGGTAATCAAATTAAAAATAAATTTAATGTCCTTTTTAATGTTAATTTGATTTTTTTCATTTTTAAATGCACCAATTATACTTGGCCTAAGTTCTTCAATTTTAATATATTTTTCATTTTTTGGCGATTTAAAGTAAGTATTACCTTCGGTACAATAAGCAAAAAATAATAAGTTACTTTCGTTTTCTCCTATTTTATAAACAATATCCTCGTTTAAGGTTATATTAAAATCTAAAACTGTACTACCTTCATTTAAGCTATAATGTTTTACTATACCATTTCCTATGGTATTATTAAACTCTAATGTGTAGATACCGTAATCCTCGGTAATTATACCTCCAAATAAATCTTTTAACCTAAATATTTGTTTAGGAAAAGAATTAATACTCTTTATATTTTTCATAGCGTCGCAATCTTAATGTTAAATTAATGGTAGATTGGTTGGTGGTTTTGCTACAAAAAAACTTTTTTTTTGCTCTATCGATTAACATTATTGAAACGTAGAGTAACACTTTTGAGTGCTTTTAAATTTAAAAGGTATTTGTTTTAACTTATTTTGAAGTTTATATTATAAAAAATATAATTATTAATTATGCCGATTTGCTTTTGCGCTTACGACACTGCAATAAGTATTCTTTTGGTGTAACGCTATAGCGTTCTTTAAAAAGTTTTGAAAAATAACTTCTGGAATTTATACCAATTTTATATGTTATTTCGGTGATGTTTAAATCTGATTTTTCTAAGAGATTTTTTGCATATTCAATTTTTTGATCTCTAATATACTCGTTAACAGAGGTTGAAAATAATTGCTTAAAACCAGATTGTAATGTGTTTTGATTTAAGCCAACGCGCTTTGCTAACGCGTTAACACTAATTCGTACATCTAACTCTTTTTTTATAATTGCCACAGCTTTTTCAATTTTTATAATTGAAGATTGCCTTATTAATTTGTGGCTGTTTTTAGAGTTGTTTTTATCTACATAAAGTTGTAGATATCTCATAATAACCTCGTATGTTTTACCTTCTAAAAATACAGATTGCATAAAATCTGTAAGTTCACAAGTTTTAAACTCCTCAATTAACTCTGCTATATCAAGTGAAAAATAACCATTGTAATAAAACTTATTAATACCATTAAGGTCTCTAAGTAAGGTTTCTAAATCTTCACTCATATCACCAATAAACTGTTCTACTTTACTTTCAAACAGTTTTCTATTAATTTGAATATAGAAAAATGTAATAGGCTTGTTGCTATTAAAAACAAAGTTTTGGCACTCATTAGTGCTTGGACTAACCATAACACTCTCTAGCCTATTAAGTTTGGTGCTATGTTCTTGATCTATAAATTGAATTGGCGCATCAAGATTTAAAAATATTTTTAGAGGGTTTATTTTTTCTTTCTTAAAGGTAAGCGTCATTTTTTCGTTAATAAGAAAATCTGCCAAAATAATACCAACACCGAAATCAAACTCGATAGCTCTAAAATGACCATCACCTAATTTTTTAGGCAAATCGAAACAAAGTTCATTATTGTCTTCATCATGATCTGTACCTAAAACCTTTGAAAGTTCTAGAACAATATCTTTTATTGAGTCGTGATTTATAGTTGCCTTAATAGCCATATTTTAATAAAGTGTTTAATTATACTCACCAAACTTATTTGTAATACACAAAAAAAACACATTAGTAAATAATGATAAAGGTGTTTTAAAAAGTAGAATTTAAAATTAAAGAATGTGTTTAGTTAGGGTTTTGGGCATCAATATCTTTGCCTTTAACTTTTAAAAAAGAGAGAGCTTTAGATGGTGTTTCTATTAAGTTATACGAGTTTCCTGTAATTAAAATAGGACACTTTAAAGTTTCTGGATGTGCATTTAAAATTTTTATCCAGTCTTCTTGAGATAGGTTTGCTGGTGTTTTATAGTTTTTTACAAAATCTGGATGCTCACAATTTACTAATTCGCTTAAAGTTAAATTAAGTTTTTGAGCTAATGTAGCCCATTGTGTGCCAGTAATTTTTGTTAACGAAATATCTACCGTTCTAATTTTTCTTTCTGCAGCTTCAATATAAGGTAAGGTTTGTTTGCCTAAAGATGTTTTAGAATTGTAATATAATATAACTTCATTTTCGTTGGTTGCTATGCTGCTCATGGTAATTAGTTGTGTTATTATTTCATAAAGTTAAGTTTAACATTTAACACTATTGATACAATTAACATCTTTTTTTGACATTTTTAATAAAATTTTAAGTGATAATTTAAGCTTATAATTCAATAACATCTGTTGATAACTTAAGTGTAAGTTTTAGGTTAAAAAACCTACTTTTGTTATATAAAATTAAAGATTATGTCTAGCACAATAGAAAAAGTAAAATGTTTAATAATAGGATCTGGACCAGCAGGCTATACTGCAGCCATATATGCAGCCAGAGCAAATATGAAACCTGTTTTGTATCAAGGTACGCAACCAGGAGGACAATTAACAACTACTAATGAAGTTGAAAATTTCCCTGGTTATCCAACAGGTATTACAGGACCAGAAATGATGATGGAATTACAAAGCCAAGCAGAACGTTTTGAAACAGACGTTAGAAACGGCTGGATTACTAAAGTAGATTTTTCTGGTGACGTACATAAAGTATGGGTAAATGATGAAAAAGAAATACATTGTGACACTGTAATTATTTCTACTGGAGCCAGTGCAAAATATTTAGGTTTAGACTCTGAGCAAAAATATTTAAAACTTGGTGGTGGCGTTTCGGCATGTGCTGTATGTGATGGTTTCTTTTATAAAAACCAAGAAGTTGTTATTGTTGGAGCAGGAGATAGTGCTTGTGAAGAAGCGCATTATCTTTCTAAACTTTGTACTAAAGTAACAATGTTAGTGCGTCGTGATGAGTTTAGAGCTTCTAAAATTATGGCTGAAAGAGTACAGAAAACTGAAAATATTGAAATTTTATTTAATACAGAAACCGATGAGGTTCTTGGTGATGGACAAGTAGTTACTGGAGTTAGAGTTAAAAATAACCAAACTAACGAAACTAAAGAAATTCCAGCAACTGGATTTTTTGTAGCTATAGGACATAAACCAAATACAGATATTTTTAAAGGCTATTTAAATTTAGATGAGACAGGTTATATTATAAACGAAAAGCCAGGAACATCTAAAACTAATGTAGATGGTGTTTTTGTAAGTGGTGATGCAGCAGATCATGTTTATAGACAAGCTATTACTGCAGCAGGTACAGGTTGTATGGCAGCCTTAGATGCAGAGCGCTATTTAGCAGCAAAAGATGCAAGTTTTGAAGTGTCAACTTCTAACTATAACTAAATATAATACTTAATAAAAAAAGCCGAAAAACATTAATGTCTTTCGGCTTTTTTTATTTTTAATAGCGTCTACTTTTTTCTTAAAACAGCGCTATTTTCAAATTTATTTAATTCTATTTTAGGACTACCATAAATATAAGTTTGGGTGCTTCCAGAAGCTTCAAGAGTTAAAGCGTTGTTTACATCTATATAAACATCTGCTTTATCTTTAGTAATTAAACTACAATTTTTCGAGGTAAAGTTTTCGGCTTTTAAATTTGTACTATTATCTGTAGTAATACTCAAATCATTAGTGTCTCCTTCAATTTTAGCATAAGCATTTTTAAGCATAGATATATTTGTATTGGCAGTATTAATTAATGCTTTTAAGCTAGTACTTTCTTTAAGGTTTAAAGTTGCGGCATCTGCAGTAACATTTAATTCGGCTTTACTTTTATCATTATGAGTAAAATTAAAGTTTTTAGCTTTAAAGGTTAAATATGTTCTTGAATTAGCATGAGTTATTAAATTAAAATCTTGAAGCAGTAATGTGTTTCCAGAGGTTAACTGAGCATTTTCTTTTAGTTCTATAGCGTTTAAAGAGTCTTTTACAATTACGGTTATGTTAAACCTTTTGCTAGATGTAATACGCTGTAATTTGGTAAACTTTAAACTACCGTTTTGTACTTCGTAACTAATGGCGTTAAATAAGTTATCATCTGCTTCAATTTGTACAGATGGCGCTAAACCTTGTAAAATTTTAATTTCAAAATCATCACCAATTACCAACCTGTTAAATGGAGAAAGCTCTGTTATTTCTGTAACAACATTTCTGCTACCTTTAATTTTTTCAAGATCTTGTGCGAAGCTTAAAAAAATAGTTAGTAATGCAATAATAGTTAATTGTAGTTTTTTAATCATTTTTTATTTTAAATAGTTTGTTATCAAATACTTTAACTAAGTATGGCAAATATATAACAAAAACCATCCCAAACTCTTTTAAAGTTTGAAATGGTTTTACAATTGGTTGGTTTGTTATTAGTACTTAAACAAAAATTTCAAGTACTGTTTCGATTAAAAATTTAGCTATAGTTATCATTTTTTTGATTGGTTTTTATTTTGATTGATTGATTGATTGATAAATTGTAAGTGCTAATTATCTTTTTGTTTAGAAGAGATTTCTATTCCATCTTCATCTATAGTAACATTTACTTTTTCGCTTTTTGCCTTAACGCCATTGTCATCTATAACAACTTGAGAATTTTTGTTTTTTGCTTCAAAACCTTCATCGTTAATTTTTAACTCTGCGTTATCGTTATTTATATCTACTCTAACTTTAAAGTCATCGTCATCATTATCGTCATTATTTGGGCAGTCTAAGCATAATAAACTATTGTTTTTTACTTCAAGAAAGTTAGACTCCATACCATGATCTAAAATATCGTTATAGCGGTAAGAGTTGTTACTATGGTAATTATACGTGTTTTTATCTGCAAATAAGTGACTGCCTACTGGTAAGTATAAAGTAACTTCTACTTTTTGGTCTCTATGCCTGTTATTATTTGGGATTAAAAAATGGTTGTCTAATTTTAATTCGTTATTAACTAAAGCATAATTGTAACTAATATTTTCGGCTCTGTCTTTAGCTACATTGTAAGTTGTACCACGAGAAGAGCGTTCAATTCTAATTTTAGCAACACTATCTCTGGTAGATTTTACAATTAAGCGCACACCTTGAGAGTAAGTAACTTTCTCTCCACTCTCATTAAAACCTTCGTCAAAATTATGAAACGATCTTCTAAAGTTTTCAGCATAATAATCGTTATTCTGCATGGTGATAAATAAGGTGTCGTTTTTAGTAACATTATAAAGTTGCTCTGTTTTTATAACTTTAGCTTCCTCTTTATAAGATAGACCTTGTTTAATACCAATTATAATTAAACCTATAATGGATAGTAACCAAAGGCCAAACAGTGTAAATTTAGCAATGTTACCCATAGACTTTAAATTGTTTACAAGTATTTTTAAACCTAAATAAAACAGCATTAAAAAAGGAATACCAACTGCAAATAACACTAATAATGAAAATAGCCAAAATGGTGCGCCAGATGCAATAGATAGCTCATTAAAATCTACACCAGGAATGTGAACATTATCTACTAAATTAGAAGATAAAAAACTTATAATTAGTGAAATAACAGCAACAGCACCAGTAAATACTAAAATAACGCCTATAAATTTCGCAAAGATTTTTAAGAAGAACATAAAAATGTCTGCAATGGTATCAAAAAAGGACTTTGAACTAGATTTTATAGTATTGCTTTTTTGATTGAAATCTATATTTTTCACAGATTCTGAAATTGTTCCAGAAGCATTATCAAAGGTTTCCTTTAACTTATCACCAGTTTTTTGAAGGTTTTCTGAAGCATTATCAAAGCCGTCACGAATTTTTTTTTCAATGTTAGAAATGGTAACTTTTTCTCCAGTCATTTGTATTTTTTCTGAAGTTGTTGTGGCTTCAGGAATAAAAATCCAAAGTAAAATATAAAGTAAAACACCAGTTCCTGCACCAAATATTAGTAAGAACCATATAATTCTAATCCATAAGGCATCGATACCAAAATAGTGACCTAAACCAGCCGAAACACCTCCAACATAAGAGTTTTCTGTATCTCTAAATAATTTTTTAGAAGGTTTAGATTTTGAATATGTTTTGTGTTGTGGTTCATCTTCAAAAATTTCGTCATCAACTAAGTAGTCTTCGGGTTGTCCCATAATAGAGATTACATCGTCTACTTCTTTTACACTAATAACTTGTTTATCGTGTTTTACACGTTCTGAAAATAGTTCTGAAATTCTAGCTTCAATATCTGCTATAATTTCACTTCTTCCTTGAGAGTCTGTAAATGAACGTTTTATAGCCTCAAGATAGCGCTGCAATTTTAAGTATGCATCTTCATCTATGTGAAAAAATATACCTGCTAAATTTATGTTGACTGTTTTATTCATTTTTGTTGTTTTTTGATGGTGTAACGGTGTTAACTGCGGTTTGTAATTCGTCCCAAGTAGTGGATAATTCTTTTAAAAACAGCTTTCCTGTTTCTGTTAATCCATAATATTTCCTTGGTGGTCCAGAGGTGCTTTCTTCCCAGCGATAACTAAGAAGTCCTGCGTTTTTTAATCTTGTTAATAAAGGATAAATTGTACCTTCTACAACAAGCAACTTGGCGTCCTTAAGTGTGCCTAAAATTTCGGCTACGTATGCATCGTCGTCTTTTAAGACAGATAAGATGCAATACTCTAAAACACCTTTACGCATTTGTGCTTTTGTGTTTTCTATCTTCATATTTTCATGCGATTTAATGTTGTTAAACTGTTCATTTTTTGATTGATTATTGATGATGCTTTTTACAAAGCGATTGATTTTATTTTATAAAGTTTATTGTAAATGGGTAATTATATAATTCACCATCTCTAGCACTTAAACTGGCTTTAATTATAAATATGATTTCTAATATAAAACCTATAACGGCTAAAAAACCTAAAGATCCACCAATGTAAAATAGAGGTGAAGGCTCACTCATGTCTATATGGATACCATTAAATAAATTAAAGTCTAGAAAGTTTATATCGTGTAAAATGTTAAAAGCGAAAAACGGCACAGTTAGCACTCCTATAGTTAAAGCATATAATAAAATACTTATTTGAAAATTAATGGCTTGCTTACCATGTGTGTCTATAAATTGTGACTTTTCTTTATTCATTATCCATAATATTACAGGACCTAGAAAGTTTCCAAATGGTATTATAAACCTCGAAAAGGTAGATAAATGAATGAATGTAGCGATATTGTTGTGGTTATTTTGGTTCATTTTAAAAGCATATAATAGTTTCTTATACAAATATATGTCTAAAAAAAGGTATTATGTTACGCATAGTACTAAAAATTAACAAAAAATTAACATATTGATTTGTTAGATTTTTTCAATAGATTTGGTTGAAATAATAAATTATATATGAAGCTTACACCAAAAAAAATTAATGCATTTAATATGTTTAAGTTACCATCGGTATACTTAACAGGCGTTAGAGTAAAGTCTATAACCGAAACCTCATGTACTGTTAAAGTAAAACACCGTTGGATAAATCAAAACCCATTTAACTCAATGTTTTGGGCAGTACAAGGTATGGCAGCAGAGTTATCTACAGGAGCATTAGTTTTAGGTAAAATTAGAACATCTGGAAAAAAAGTTTCTATGTTAGTATCTAATAACAATGCAACATTTACCAAAAAAGCAACTGGTAAAATTGTATTTACATGCAACGATGGACATTTAATAGACGACGCTTTAAAAAAAACAATAGAAACTGGAGATGGTCAAACTTTTTGGATGCAAGCTATAGGTACAAATGAAGATGGAGTTGTTGTATCTACTTTTAATTTTGAGTGGTCTGTAAGAGTAAAAAATTAAATTGTTGTAACGCTAACCAATATTTTTATACCAATATATTAATCAATAAAAATTAAAAACTCATGACAGCACACGAAATAGATTATCGCATTTATGGAGAAGAAATGCAATATGTAGAAATAGAACTAGACCCTCAAGAAGCTGTAATAGCAGAATCTGGAAGCTTTATGATGATGGATGATGGTATTAAAATGGAAACTATTTTTGGCGATGGTTCTCAAAAAGACAAAGGCTTTTTAAACAAAGTACTTGGTGCAGGCCGAAGAATTTTAACAGGAGAAAGTTTATTTATTACTGCTTTTTATAACACTTTATCTGGCAAACGTAATGTCTCTTTTGCATCACCTTATCCAGGAAAAATTATACCTATAAATTTAGCCGAGTGTGGCGGTAAATTTATTTGCCAAAAAGATGCTTTTTTATGCGCAGCAAAAGGAGTGAGTATAGGTATAGAATTTAGTAAAAAACTTGGCAGAGGCTTATTTGGAGGCGAAGGTTTTATAATGGAAAAATTAGAAGGAGATGGTATGGCATTTGTTCATGCAGGAGGAACAACTGCTAAAAAGGAATTAAAAGCAGGAGAAACATTAAGAGTAGATACAGGTTGTATAATTGGTTTTACGCATAATGTAAATTACGATATAGAGTTTATAGGTGGTATTAAAAACAGCATATTTGGAGGTGAAGGCTTATTTTTTGCTAAACTAGAAGGTCCAGGTACAGTTTATATTCAATCGTTACCATTTAGTCGTTTAGCTAATAGAGTAATTGCAAGTTTACCAAAAGGCGGAAACAGTAAAGGAGAAGGTAGTATTTTAGGAGGAATAGGTAATTTAATAGATGGAGATAACAGGTTCTAAAAACAGATTTTATGATTTTTTTAACTGTTAAAATTTGATGTGACAGGTTTTTAAATTAAAATTTTCACTACTTTTAATCGAATTTATAAACCGTTTGCCTATTCAAGAAATTTACTTTTACTAAATTAAACCTAATAATAACTATGGCAAGAGCAATGTTTGAGTACACTAAAACTGTACTAAATAAAGTTAGTTTTGATGCTAACTTGTTTTGCAAGGAAGTACAAAAAGCACTTCAACGTTTGTTACCTTACGAAATTGAGGAACTTAAGATATATATACAATCTTTAGTTCATGACAATCCAGATTTAAATCAATGTCTAATCTATTTAAAAGCATAAATAAAAGCGACTTTTAGTCGCTTTTTTAATGACTTATTATTAGCAAAATTATATTTTCAGTTTTACCTTTGTAAAAAAAAAAATTGAAATCAATTTTTGCGATACTTCTTTTTATATCATTTGCAGTAAGGCCGCTTTTCTTTACTGGTTATGTCGCATATTTTCAATTAAATATTGATTACATTATTGAAACCTATTGTATTAATAAGGAAAAACCACAATTGCAATGTAATGGTAAATGCCATCTCGCAAAACAATTGGCAACTGCAACTACTCCAACTAATGATAATGATATAGATCTTGCTTTAAATACATTAGCAGAATCTTTTTTTCCAGTTTTTTTTACAAACTATAATTATAATAACTTAAAAAGTAATTCTCTTATTAATTTAATTCAAGTTGAGCCTGCGTATCAAAATTTATATGCTTACTCTTTTGAATCTTTTTCTTTTAAACCTCCTATAGTGTAAATTTTACATTCATTTGGTTATGACCTTTAACCAAAGCTTTTAAAACTATTACAATTAAAATTTATACAAATGAAAACATTAAAATTTGCATTTGCACTCTTGCTATGCACAATAATTTCTGCGTGCTCATCAGATGACGACGCAAACAATACTGAAGATTTATCAGGACAAAACGGAACATTAACCTTAAAGTTTGACAATGGAGTAGGAGATCAAGATTTCATTTTTGGTACTAATTATAACAAATCAAATAATGAGTCTTACAAAGTAGATAACTTAAAATATATTATAAGTAATATTAGAGTAAAAGATAGTAACGGTAATATATTTATGTATCCAGTAGAAAACAATGCCTTTATTGTTGATGAAGCAGATGGTAATAACGCTGGTGAAATTTATATTACACTAAATAATGTAGACGCTGCAGATTATACAGAAGTTACTTTTGGTATAGGTATAGACCAAGAGCGTTTTGCATTAGGAGCAGAAGGTCAAGGAGACTTTTTAGAATTAGCTGAAGCTAAAGGTATGTTATGGAGTTGGGCAGCAGGCTATAAGTTTATTAGAATAGATGGAACATATAGCAATAATACAGTAGCAAACGAACCTTTAAATATCCACATGGGAAGTGTTGGTTCTTCATTAGATAATTATAAAGAAGTTAGTTTAAGTTTTCCAAATACGGTTAGAGTAAGACATGATGCTTCACCAGAAATTCATATAAAATCTGATATCTCTAAAGTTTTTGATGGTACTACAACAGTAAATTTTGCAGATGGATATGACCAAGTACATGTTGATGCAGTAGAAACTCCAATTATAGCTACCAATATTAGTGGTATGTTTGAGGTTCATCATGTACATAACGATTAAATATAATTTAAACCATTGAAGCTTAAACGCTTCAATGGTTTTATTACAACTATAATATTATGAAAAAAATAATCTTTTTTCTTTTAGGTATAGTGTGTTGTGTTTCGTGCTCTAACGAGTCTCAAGTTGCGGTTTACGAACCCATACCTATGGTAATAGAAACACCTTCAAACTTTCCAGATATCATTTACAATTTAGATAATAACCCAATTACCCAAGCCGGTTTCGAGCTTGGAAAAAAGTTATTTTATGAAGGTAAGTTATCTTCAAACAATGCTATTGCTTGTGCATTTTGCCATGAGCAAGCTTTTGCTTTTACACATCACGGCCATAATTTAAGTCATGGAGTTAATGGTGGTATTGGTTTTAGAAACGCACAGCCTATTCAAAATTTAGCGTACCAAACCTCATTTATGTGGGATGGTTCTGCCTCTCATTTAGACTTACAACCCATAATTCCAATTACGAGTGAGTTAGAAATGGGAGAAAGCCTTAGTAATATCATTCAAAAACTAAGTGCAGAACCATATTATCAAGAGCAGTTTACACGTGCTTTTAATGATGGTGAAATTAATACAGAAAATATGCTAAAAGCACTATCTCAGTTTATGGTTGCTATGGTTTCTTCTAATTCAAAATATGATAAGTTTATTAGAAATGAAGACAATGTAACATTCACAGCTTTAGAGGCAAATGGCTTAAGTACTTTTGAGACTAAATGTGCTGGTTGTCATGCTTCAAGTTTGTTTACAGATCAAACTTTTAGAAATAATGGGTTATCTATAAATCCACAATTAAACGATTTAGGTCGCTATAATATAGGTAATAATCTCAACGATTTATACAAGTTTAAAGTGCCTAGCTTACGCAATGTAGAAGTAAGTTATCCTTACATGCACGATGGGCGTTTTACTACATTAGAAGCTGTTTTAGAGTTTTATAATTCTGGTATTACAGATAATGGTAATGTAGACGAGTCATTGCTTAAAGATGATGGAACATATGGTATAGACCTTTCAGATTATGAAAAGGAAAGTTTAATAGCTTTTCTAAAAACACTTACAGATTACGAATTTTTAAACGATGA from Lacinutrix sp. 5H-3-7-4 includes the following:
- a CDS encoding PA2169 family four-helix-bundle protein, whose protein sequence is MATYTEEVGTKLNDLLERTYDAEKGYKKAAENVDHTGLKNYFSNKAQQRYEFGHELKEEIKAFGQEVDKGGSVKGSLHRAWMDTKALFSNENEESMLEESIRGEKAAVSEYSDVMEDVSLPMSTKSILQEQKSKIETGLNTIKGLEDIVD
- a CDS encoding PspC domain-containing protein; its protein translation is MNKTVNINLAGIFFHIDEDAYLKLQRYLEAIKRSFTDSQGRSEIIADIEARISELFSERVKHDKQVISVKEVDDVISIMGQPEDYLVDDEIFEDEPQHKTYSKSKPSKKLFRDTENSYVGGVSAGLGHYFGIDALWIRIIWFLLIFGAGTGVLLYILLWIFIPEATTTSEKIQMTGEKVTISNIEKKIRDGFDNASENLQKTGDKLKETFDNASGTISESVKNIDFNQKSNTIKSSSKSFFDTIADIFMFFLKIFAKFIGVILVFTGAVAVISLIISFLSSNLVDNVHIPGVDFNELSIASGAPFWLFSLLVLFAVGIPFLMLFYLGLKILVNNLKSMGNIAKFTLFGLWLLSIIGLIIIGIKQGLSYKEEAKVIKTEQLYNVTKNDTLFITMQNNDYYAENFRRSFHNFDEGFNESGEKVTYSQGVRLIVKSTRDSVAKIRIERSSRGTTYNVAKDRAENISYNYALVNNELKLDNHFLIPNNNRHRDQKVEVTLYLPVGSHLFADKNTYNYHSNNSYRYNDILDHGMESNFLEVKNNSLLCLDCPNNDDNDDDDFKVRVDINNDNAELKINDEGFEAKNKNSQVVIDDNGVKAKSEKVNVTIDEDGIEISSKQKDN
- a CDS encoding GIN domain-containing protein; translated protein: MIKKLQLTIIALLTIFLSFAQDLEKIKGSRNVVTEITELSPFNRLVIGDDFEIKILQGLAPSVQIEADDNLFNAISYEVQNGSLKFTKLQRITSSKRFNITVIVKDSLNAIELKENAQLTSGNTLLLQDFNLITHANSRTYLTFKAKNFNFTHNDKSKAELNVTADAATLNLKESTSLKALINTANTNISMLKNAYAKIEGDTNDLSITTDNSTNLKAENFTSKNCSLITKDKADVYIDVNNALTLEASGSTQTYIYGSPKIELNKFENSAVLRKK
- a CDS encoding PadR family transcriptional regulator yields the protein MKIENTKAQMRKGVLEYCILSVLKDDDAYVAEILGTLKDAKLLVVEGTIYPLLTRLKNAGLLSYRWEESTSGPPRKYYGLTETGKLFLKELSTTWDELQTAVNTVTPSKNNKNE
- a CDS encoding DUF4870 domain-containing protein → MNQNNHNNIATFIHLSTFSRFIIPFGNFLGPVILWIMNKEKSQFIDTHGKQAINFQISILLYALTIGVLTVPFFAFNILHDINFLDFNLFNGIHIDMSEPSPLFYIGGSLGFLAVIGFILEIIFIIKASLSARDGELYNYPFTINFIK
- the trxB gene encoding thioredoxin-disulfide reductase, producing the protein MSSTIEKVKCLIIGSGPAGYTAAIYAARANMKPVLYQGTQPGGQLTTTNEVENFPGYPTGITGPEMMMELQSQAERFETDVRNGWITKVDFSGDVHKVWVNDEKEIHCDTVIISTGASAKYLGLDSEQKYLKLGGGVSACAVCDGFFYKNQEVVIVGAGDSACEEAHYLSKLCTKVTMLVRRDEFRASKIMAERVQKTENIEILFNTETDEVLGDGQVVTGVRVKNNQTNETKEIPATGFFVAIGHKPNTDIFKGYLNLDETGYIINEKPGTSKTNVDGVFVSGDAADHVYRQAITAAGTGCMAALDAERYLAAKDASFEVSTSNYN
- a CDS encoding AraC family transcriptional regulator encodes the protein MKNIKSINSFPKQIFRLKDLFGGIITEDYGIYTLEFNNTIGNGIVKHYSLNEGSTVLDFNITLNEDIVYKIGENESNLLFFAYCTEGNTYFKSPKNEKYIKIEELRPSIIGAFKNEKNQINIKKDIKFIFNLITIDKDNYFNKFCKNPIEKTIQLDQLLRAFEALESKVFKSSYNLKIADFLRHANTIKIDNSIANVLKIESNYQHILALHIDQFYTEMFDEHSVATLSKFELQKIRQITEHIISNPEVQHSISSLCSKITMSPAKLQEGFKGMHDTTVADFVRNVRIDKAEKLLAETDLNISEIVYSIGLTSRSYFCKIFKSKYNCSPKRYRKIIRSKPVT
- a CDS encoding helix-turn-helix transcriptional regulator: MAIKATINHDSIKDIVLELSKVLGTDHDEDNNELCFDLPKKLGDGHFRAIEFDFGVGIILADFLINEKMTLTFKKEKINPLKIFLNLDAPIQFIDQEHSTKLNRLESVMVSPSTNECQNFVFNSNKPITFFYIQINRKLFESKVEQFIGDMSEDLETLLRDLNGINKFYYNGYFSLDIAELIEEFKTCELTDFMQSVFLEGKTYEVIMRYLQLYVDKNNSKNSHKLIRQSSIIKIEKAVAIIKKELDVRISVNALAKRVGLNQNTLQSGFKQLFSTSVNEYIRDQKIEYAKNLLEKSDLNITEITYKIGINSRSYFSKLFKERYSVTPKEYLLQCRKRKSKSA
- a CDS encoding arsenate reductase family protein, with translation MSSIATNENEVILYYNSKTSLGKQTLPYIEAAERKIRTVDISLTKITGTQWATLAQKLNLTLSELVNCEHPDFVKNYKTPANLSQEDWIKILNAHPETLKCPILITGNSYNLIETPSKALSFLKVKGKDIDAQNPN
- a CDS encoding DUF4442 domain-containing protein, which encodes MKLTPKKINAFNMFKLPSVYLTGVRVKSITETSCTVKVKHRWINQNPFNSMFWAVQGMAAELSTGALVLGKIRTSGKKVSMLVSNNNATFTKKATGKIVFTCNDGHLIDDALKKTIETGDGQTFWMQAIGTNEDGVVVSTFNFEWSVRVKN
- a CDS encoding TIGR00266 family protein — encoded protein: MTAHEIDYRIYGEEMQYVEIELDPQEAVIAESGSFMMMDDGIKMETIFGDGSQKDKGFLNKVLGAGRRILTGESLFITAFYNTLSGKRNVSFASPYPGKIIPINLAECGGKFICQKDAFLCAAKGVSIGIEFSKKLGRGLFGGEGFIMEKLEGDGMAFVHAGGTTAKKELKAGETLRVDTGCIIGFTHNVNYDIEFIGGIKNSIFGGEGLFFAKLEGPGTVYIQSLPFSRLANRVIASLPKGGNSKGEGSILGGIGNLIDGDNRF